A single genomic interval of uncultured Desulfobacter sp. harbors:
- the lon gene encoding endopeptidase La — translation MSDDSKPITPEIVTEDEEEKENNSGLVTQNTKPTFLYLVPITGRPHLPAQVQPLFVNKKRWEETLSKSAKENQGLLGLTYFSEVKGKYVYKEDFPKIGCVVRMLNLQEVDGNLQFIAQGLERFKIKKFLSDKPPFVAEVEYFPESKEDEDKIKAYAITIISNIKQLLSLNPLYSEELKQYLNRFSPDQPSPLTDFAAGITTASGDDLQDILETESLLDRMKKVMMLLQKEIEIAKLQTKIQKDINTKVDDNKRKFFLREQLKAIQKELGIQKDDKTSDVDKFKERFEELDPPEHVIKRFAEEIEKLSVLETGSSEYGVTRNYLDWVTSFPWGVYSEDNIDIERAEKVLDRDHAGLSDVKERIIEFFAAGVYKKDISGSIILFVGPPGVGKTSIGKSIAEALGRKFYRFSLGGMRDEAEIKGHRRTYVGALPGKLVQALKDTAVANPVIMLDEVDKIGISYQGDPASALLEVLDPEQNSAFLDHYLDLRIDLSKVLFICTANTLDTIPPPLLDRMDRINLSGYITSEKMEIARKHLWPKLLKRNKLNTSTITITDPTIRHLIEGYAREAGVRNLEKSLNKIIRKSIVKILKEKKEKIQINIKSLEELLGPPIFTEEKQMTGLGIVTGLAWTALGGATLSIEAVKVHGKSAGFKLTGKLGDVMQESASIALSHVRSSSKSYGISNDYFDEAFIHIHVPEGATPKDGPSAGITIATAIVSLASGRQVKRLLAMTGELTLTGDVLPVGGIKEKIIAARRVGIKEIILPHGCTSDFKKLPEHIKEGIEFHFVKKYKEVYKIVFG, via the coding sequence ATGAGCGATGATTCCAAACCCATTACACCAGAAATTGTAACAGAAGATGAAGAGGAAAAAGAAAACAACAGCGGACTGGTTACCCAGAATACAAAGCCTACATTTTTGTATCTTGTCCCCATAACCGGACGTCCCCATCTGCCGGCACAGGTCCAGCCTTTATTTGTTAACAAGAAGCGCTGGGAAGAAACCCTGTCCAAGTCAGCCAAGGAGAACCAGGGGCTTTTAGGGCTGACCTATTTCAGTGAAGTCAAGGGAAAGTATGTATATAAAGAAGATTTTCCCAAGATTGGATGCGTTGTACGCATGCTCAACCTCCAGGAAGTGGATGGCAATCTGCAGTTCATTGCCCAGGGCCTGGAACGGTTTAAGATTAAAAAATTTCTATCTGACAAGCCGCCCTTTGTGGCGGAAGTGGAATATTTTCCTGAATCCAAGGAAGATGAAGATAAGATCAAGGCTTATGCCATTACGATTATTTCAAATATCAAGCAGCTTTTATCCTTGAATCCGTTGTATTCGGAAGAACTCAAACAATACCTGAATCGTTTTTCACCGGACCAGCCGTCGCCCTTGACTGATTTTGCGGCAGGCATTACCACGGCTTCCGGGGATGATCTGCAGGATATCTTAGAAACCGAATCCCTTCTGGACCGGATGAAAAAGGTGATGATGCTTCTGCAAAAGGAAATTGAGATTGCCAAGCTGCAGACAAAAATCCAGAAGGACATCAACACCAAGGTGGACGATAATAAACGCAAATTTTTTCTTAGAGAACAGCTTAAGGCCATCCAAAAAGAACTTGGCATTCAAAAGGACGATAAAACGTCTGATGTGGATAAGTTCAAGGAACGGTTTGAGGAACTTGACCCGCCGGAACATGTGATTAAACGTTTTGCCGAGGAAATTGAAAAGCTCTCCGTGCTGGAAACCGGGTCTTCGGAATACGGGGTGACCCGTAACTATCTGGACTGGGTCACCTCTTTTCCCTGGGGAGTCTATTCCGAAGACAATATTGATATAGAGCGGGCCGAAAAAGTACTTGATCGGGATCATGCCGGGCTCTCCGATGTCAAGGAGCGGATCATCGAGTTCTTTGCCGCAGGCGTGTATAAAAAGGATATTTCAGGGTCCATCATTTTGTTTGTGGGACCGCCCGGTGTGGGAAAAACCTCCATTGGAAAGTCCATTGCCGAAGCCCTGGGCCGAAAATTTTACCGGTTCTCTTTAGGGGGTATGCGCGACGAGGCCGAAATCAAGGGGCATCGACGCACCTATGTGGGGGCTTTGCCCGGCAAATTGGTTCAGGCCCTGAAAGATACGGCCGTGGCAAACCCAGTGATCATGCTTGATGAGGTTGATAAGATAGGCATATCCTACCAGGGAGATCCCGCTTCGGCATTGCTGGAAGTGCTGGATCCCGAGCAGAATTCTGCATTTTTAGATCATTATCTGGATCTTCGCATTGATCTGTCCAAGGTGCTGTTCATTTGTACGGCCAATACCCTGGACACCATCCCGCCCCCCTTGCTGGATCGTATGGACCGTATTAATTTAAGCGGGTATATTACTTCCGAAAAGATGGAGATTGCAAGAAAGCATCTATGGCCCAAGCTTTTGAAGCGCAATAAACTCAATACTTCCACCATCACCATCACCGATCCCACCATCCGGCATCTCATCGAGGGGTATGCCCGGGAAGCCGGGGTGCGTAACCTTGAAAAGTCTTTGAACAAGATCATCCGCAAAAGTATTGTCAAGATTTTAAAGGAGAAAAAAGAGAAGATCCAGATCAACATCAAGTCTCTGGAAGAGCTGCTGGGACCGCCCATATTCACCGAGGAAAAGCAGATGACTGGACTGGGCATTGTGACAGGTCTTGCCTGGACCGCCTTGGGCGGTGCCACGTTGTCCATTGAGGCGGTGAAGGTGCATGGAAAAAGTGCCGGGTTCAAGCTGACCGGAAAGCTTGGGGACGTGATGCAGGAATCGGCTTCCATTGCGCTTTCCCATGTACGCTCGTCATCAAAAAGTTACGGTATCAGTAATGACTATTTTGATGAGGCTTTTATTCATATCCATGTGCCCGAAGGGGCCACGCCCAAGGACGGTCCGAGCGCCGGCATAACCATTGCCACTGCCATTGTGTCCCTGGCGTCGGGCCGGCAGGTCAAAAGACTTTTGGCCATGACCGGTGAGCTTACACTTACAGGCGATGTCCTGCCCGTGGGCGGAATCAAGGAAAAAATTATTGCCGCCCGGCGGGTAGGTATCAAAGAGATCATCCTGCCCCATGGGTGTACCAGTGATTTTAAGAAACTGCCCGAACATATTAAAGAGGGCATTGAGTTTCATTTTGTTAAAAAATATAAAGAGGTCTACAAGATCGTTTTTGGGTAG
- a CDS encoding adenosine kinase: MPSNTITGIGSALVDVLINDTDEFLQKFNKEKGGMTYATADEQQAIISASSQVPVIVPGGAACNTILGVGKLGGSARFIGARGKDDYGDIFENEVRECRVEPVLSYFDTPTGKVLSVVTPDAQRSMFTDLGASSLLDPAAVTSQMFSDTAIALVEGYLLFNRDLMMAAVKAAKAAGALVALDLASFEVVNASKDILQNLVKEYVDILIANEDEASAYTGESDESTALEKLSNNVEYAVLKVGSRGSYVHHNNSVTRIEPVRGNAPVDTTGAGDLWAAGFLYGIANDLPIEKSGQLGSICGYEVCQVMGAQIPGPVWEKIKATV; encoded by the coding sequence ATGCCTTCTAATACCATCACCGGAATCGGCTCTGCCCTAGTGGATGTTCTGATCAACGATACCGATGAATTCTTACAAAAATTTAACAAAGAAAAAGGTGGAATGACCTATGCCACGGCAGATGAACAGCAGGCCATCATATCCGCTTCGTCCCAGGTACCGGTGATTGTGCCCGGGGGGGCTGCCTGTAACACCATTTTAGGTGTAGGCAAGCTTGGGGGGTCAGCCAGGTTCATCGGAGCCCGGGGCAAAGATGATTACGGAGATATTTTTGAAAACGAGGTCCGGGAATGCCGGGTGGAGCCCGTGCTCAGTTACTTTGACACCCCCACAGGCAAGGTATTATCCGTTGTAACACCGGACGCCCAGCGTTCCATGTTCACGGACCTTGGTGCGTCAAGTCTGCTGGACCCTGCCGCCGTTACCAGTCAGATGTTTTCAGACACGGCCATCGCCCTTGTGGAAGGCTACCTGCTGTTTAACCGCGACCTGATGATGGCTGCGGTCAAAGCGGCCAAAGCGGCCGGTGCCCTGGTGGCCCTGGATCTGGCAAGCTTTGAAGTGGTCAATGCATCCAAAGATATTCTGCAGAATTTGGTCAAGGAATATGTGGATATCCTTATTGCCAACGAAGACGAGGCAAGTGCCTATACCGGGGAATCAGATGAAAGCACTGCCCTTGAAAAGCTGTCCAACAACGTTGAATATGCCGTTTTAAAAGTGGGAAGCCGGGGCAGTTATGTTCACCACAACAATTCAGTCACCCGCATTGAGCCGGTAAGAGGCAATGCACCGGTTGACACCACAGGTGCCGGGGATTTGTGGGCCGCCGGCTTTTTATACGGCATTGCCAACGACCTTCCCATCGAAAAAAGCGGTCAATTAGGATCAATATGCGGATATGAGGTATGCCAGGTGATGGGTGCCCAGATTCCGGGTCCGGTGTGGGAAAAAATCAAGGCAACGGTATAG
- the metK gene encoding methionine adenosyltransferase — MSENNSFLFTSESVTEGHPDKVADAISDSILDAIMTEDKKCRVACETLVTTGLAMVAGEITTDCYVDIPEVVRTTIKDIGYNSSNMGFDWKTCAVITTIDHQSADIAQGVNEGDGLYKEQGAGDQGLMFGYATNETEELMPMPIVYAHKLTRRLAQVRKNGALDFLRPDGKSQVSIEYVDGVPKRVDTVVVSTQHSPDISYADLKAAVIKEVIKKVIPEEMMDGDTRFFINPTGRFVVGGPMGDCGVTGRKIIVDTYGGQGSHGGGCFSGKDPSKVDRSASYMGRYVAKNLVAAGLADKCEVQIAYAIGVAEPVSMMVDFMGTGKISESKAGDIVKEVFDLRPAGIITELDLLRPIYRKTSAYGHFGRKDPDFYWERTTKADQIRSLAGL; from the coding sequence ATGTCAGAAAACAACTCTTTTCTGTTTACATCCGAATCCGTGACCGAAGGCCATCCTGATAAGGTGGCAGATGCCATCTCAGACAGCATTCTCGATGCCATCATGACCGAAGACAAAAAATGTCGTGTGGCTTGTGAGACACTTGTTACCACAGGGCTTGCAATGGTGGCCGGTGAAATTACAACCGACTGCTATGTAGATATTCCCGAAGTGGTCAGAACCACCATCAAGGACATTGGCTACAACTCTTCCAATATGGGCTTTGACTGGAAGACGTGCGCTGTGATCACCACCATTGATCATCAGAGCGCTGACATTGCCCAGGGGGTAAATGAGGGTGACGGACTTTACAAAGAACAGGGTGCCGGTGATCAGGGCCTGATGTTCGGTTATGCTACCAATGAGACCGAAGAGCTGATGCCCATGCCCATCGTCTATGCCCATAAGCTGACCAGACGGTTGGCCCAGGTTAGGAAGAACGGGGCCCTTGACTTTCTGCGTCCTGACGGAAAATCACAGGTCAGCATCGAATATGTGGACGGTGTGCCCAAACGGGTTGACACCGTGGTTGTCTCCACCCAGCACTCACCCGATATTTCCTATGCGGATCTTAAGGCGGCCGTAATCAAAGAAGTGATTAAAAAGGTGATCCCTGAAGAGATGATGGACGGTGACACCCGGTTTTTCATCAACCCCACCGGTCGTTTTGTTGTGGGCGGACCCATGGGGGACTGTGGTGTGACGGGACGTAAAATCATCGTAGACACTTACGGTGGCCAGGGCAGCCACGGCGGCGGCTGTTTTTCCGGCAAAGATCCTTCCAAGGTCGACCGTTCCGCCTCTTATATGGGCCGGTATGTAGCCAAGAATCTGGTGGCAGCAGGGCTTGCCGACAAATGCGAAGTACAGATCGCTTATGCCATCGGTGTGGCTGAACCTGTATCCATGATGGTGGATTTCATGGGAACCGGAAAGATTTCCGAATCAAAAGCGGGTGACATTGTCAAAGAGGTCTTTGACTTGAGGCCGGCAGGCATCATCACCGAGTTGGACCTGCTGCGTCCCATCTACAGAAAAACATCTGCCTACGGGCACTTTGGCCGCAAAGACCCGGATTTCTATTGGGAAAGAACCACTAAAGCCGACCAGATCAGGTCCCTTGCAGGATTATAA
- the ahcY gene encoding adenosylhomocysteinase yields the protein MSQKEENECIKLDLSLPYKVKDIGLAEAGHKDMQLSEKEMPGLMAIREKYGPEKPLKGLKIMGSLHMTIQTAMLIDTLYELGADVRWATCNIFSTQDHAAAAIADKGTAAVFAWKGETLEEFWWCTEQALTWPDGSGPDLIVDDGGDATLFVHQGVKAEADPSIFDNEVGSLDERCLMDRLQVSYNQDKQRWTNIAKKIRGVSEETTTGVHRLYHLASAGELLFPAINVNDSVTKSKFDNLYGCRESLADGIKRATDVMLAGKTVVVAGYGDVGKGCADSMKGYGAIVLITEIDPICALQAAMEGFEVVTMDEAVKRGDIFVTATGNYHVITGEHIAQMKDESIICNIGHFDSEIEMSFLDNHPNAEKITIKPQVDKWMLPSGRSVIVLAEGRLVNLGCATGHPSFVMSNSFSNQTMAQIKLAQEDLEKKVYTLPKELDEEVARLHLKNLSVTLTELTQEQADYIGVPVNGPFKPDHYRY from the coding sequence ATGAGTCAGAAGGAAGAGAACGAATGTATAAAATTGGACCTGTCTTTGCCCTATAAGGTCAAAGACATTGGTTTGGCCGAAGCCGGGCATAAAGACATGCAGCTGTCTGAAAAGGAGATGCCCGGGCTGATGGCAATCCGGGAAAAATACGGTCCTGAGAAACCGCTTAAGGGTTTAAAAATCATGGGCAGCCTGCATATGACCATTCAAACGGCTATGCTTATTGATACCCTGTATGAACTGGGTGCTGATGTGCGCTGGGCTACATGCAATATTTTTTCCACCCAGGACCATGCCGCCGCCGCTATTGCCGATAAGGGAACGGCTGCCGTATTTGCATGGAAGGGTGAAACCCTTGAAGAATTCTGGTGGTGTACGGAACAGGCGCTTACCTGGCCGGATGGATCCGGCCCGGATCTGATCGTGGATGATGGCGGTGATGCCACCCTGTTTGTTCACCAGGGGGTTAAGGCTGAGGCTGATCCGTCCATTTTTGATAATGAAGTTGGCAGCCTGGACGAGCGTTGCCTCATGGACCGGCTGCAGGTTAGTTATAATCAGGATAAACAGCGCTGGACAAATATTGCCAAAAAGATCCGCGGCGTCTCCGAGGAGACTACCACCGGCGTTCACCGGTTATACCACCTTGCCTCTGCCGGTGAACTGCTGTTTCCGGCCATCAATGTCAATGATTCAGTGACCAAATCTAAATTTGATAACCTTTACGGTTGCCGGGAATCATTGGCTGACGGTATCAAACGGGCGACAGATGTGATGCTCGCAGGCAAAACCGTGGTCGTGGCCGGGTACGGTGATGTGGGCAAAGGGTGTGCCGATTCCATGAAAGGCTACGGCGCCATCGTCCTGATTACCGAGATTGATCCCATCTGCGCACTTCAAGCTGCCATGGAGGGCTTCGAGGTGGTCACCATGGACGAGGCCGTAAAGCGGGGCGATATTTTTGTTACAGCCACAGGCAATTACCATGTCATCACCGGTGAACATATTGCACAGATGAAAGATGAGTCCATAATCTGCAACATCGGGCATTTTGACAGCGAGATCGAAATGAGTTTTCTGGACAACCATCCAAATGCTGAAAAAATTACGATCAAGCCCCAGGTTGACAAGTGGATGCTGCCTTCGGGCCGTTCGGTCATTGTTCTGGCCGAAGGGCGTCTGGTCAATTTAGGTTGTGCCACGGGGCATCCCAGTTTTGTCATGAGCAACAGTTTTTCCAACCAGACCATGGCTCAGATCAAACTGGCCCAGGAAGATCTGGAGAAAAAAGTATATACCCTGCCCAAGGAACTGGATGAGGAAGTGGCAAGACTGCATCTGAAAAATCTGTCGGTTACCCTGACAGAACTGACCCAGGAACAGGCCGATTATATTGGTGTGCCGGTTAATGGGCCTTTCAAGCCGGATCATTACCGGTACTAA